The Qingshengfaniella alkalisoli sequence CCCCCCGGGATCACCGGTATTCTCGAAAGCGCGCGACAACGGCGTGTTCAAGCTCGGGGAATGGGGGACCGAGGTACTAGATCGCTTCGCGCCCCAGCCCGGCGACCCGGATATTGTCAAGCACAGGGTCAGCCCCTTTTATGCGACCAAGCTTGAACCTCTGTTGCGCGCGCAGGGCATTCGGCGCCTGATCCTGTCGGGCGTGTCGACGAATGGAGTCATCTCGGCGGCGGTGCGGGAAGGTCATGATCGCGACTACGAGTGCGTGCTGCTTGAAGATTGCTGCGCCGGGGCGACCGCCGATGAACATGACCACGCCCTGTCCGGGTTGCGCCGCTTTGCGCAGGTCACCAGCGCAGCTGACGTGACCTTCTGACTGACTAGCCGTCAAGAATAATGCATCAAAGCGGCGAGCAATAGCCAGTCTGCGCAGATATACCCTGATCTCGTAAGAAAAACAGCCCTCGTTCTGGAGTATTCGTTGCTTGACCGCTTCCAAAATAATGCATTATATTAAAAACAGCCGCGCAAAGCGCGCGTTCACCACAGACACCAGATCGATAGGGAGACCCCGAAAGTGACCACCGCTGAGAAGACCAAGGAAGACGAAGCCAAGGGCATGGGCGGCGCGCCCGCCGAAGGCAAAATCACCGACGAGGCGATTGCCGCTGCTGAAAAGATGGTGGGGCTGCAACTGCGCCCCGAAGGCCCGTACCTTCAGGATGCGACCGCCGACACGCTGCGCAACTGGTGCAACGGCATCGGCGACCTCAACCCGCTCTACCGTGATCCGGGCTATGGCGCGGCATCGCGCTTCGGCACGCAGCTGGGCCATCCGATGTTCCCGATGGCGCTTGGCTGGATTGGCCGGACCCGCTGGGGCCTGCCGGGTGTGCATGGCTTCTACGCGGGCAACGACTGGGAAATCTTCCGCCACATCCGCCCCGGCGACCGGATCAACGCCATCGAGCGCGTGATCGGGATCGACGTGAAGGAAAGCAAGTTCTCGGGCCGGCTGGTGCTGCAATACGTCGAGGCGACCTACTTTAACCAGCACGGCGACATGCTGTCCCGCGCCCTGGGCACCTGCACCCGCCACGAGCGCAAGGCGGCGCGCGATGCGGGCAAGTACAAGGACATCACCACCTACGAATACACCCAGGAGGAGTTCGAGGAACTCGACGCCTGCATCATGGAAGAGCCGATGAAGATCCGCGGCTCCAAGGTGCGTTACTGGGAAGACGTCACCGAAGGCGAAAGCCTCGACACCATCGTGCGCGGCCCGCTGTCGCTGATGGACACCATGGGCTTCCTCGTCGGGTCGGGCCGCGGCCATACCCATGGCGTGGTATTCCAGAACGCAATGAAGCACCCCGGCCACTTCTTCCGCAACCCCGAGGCGGGCGGCGGCATCGAGTACACGGGCATCGGTCACCACCGCGAAAGCACGGCAAAAGAGGTCGGCGTTCCCGGTGTCTACGATTATGGCCCGCAGCGGTCGTCGTGGATGGCGTCGATGGTCACCAACTGGATGGGCGACGCTTCCTTCCTTAAACGCGTTCGCACCGAGATGCGCCGTTTTAACACCATGGGCGACAGCACTTGGTGCAAGGGCAAGGTGTCGAAGAAGTACATCAAGGATGGCCACGCCCTGGTGGATATCGAGATCTGGGGGGAGAACCAACGCGGTGAAGTCACCACACCTGGCATCGCCACCGTCGCCCTTCAGACGCGCGACCCCAACCTGCGGGTGTTCCTCGATTGCGGGAACCTCGAGCTGGACCTTCCGGTCGTTCGCTGAAGAAAGGGGGCGGCCATGATTGACAAGCCTCTAACCGGCCTTCGCGTCATAGAACGTGCCACTGGTGTGGCCGCGGCGCAGGCCGGGCGCCTGATGTGCCAGATGGGTGCCGAGGTCATCATGGCCGAACCTTCCGCTGGATGCCCGCTCAGGGAGGAGCCTCCGCTCCTTCCTAGGGGGCAAAGCGCGCTGTTCACATACCTGTCTCTCGGCAAGCGCAGCGTGGTCACCGATCCTGCGGGAGCCGACTTTCAGCAGAACATGCATAAGCTCCTGGCTGAGTCCGACGCCTTCATCGATGACACGCCGGTTTCGGATCGCGCCGCGCTGGGGCTTGATGAGGCAAGAATCGCCAAAGATCATCCGCATATCGTGCATCTTTCCGTCCTGCCGTTCGGCGCCTTCGGGCCCAAGGCAAATTGGAAAGGCGACGAGATCAATCTGATCCATGCCGGAGGGGAGGGGTTCCTGCTGCCGAACGGGCTGACCGCCGATCTCTTCCCTGATCGCGCACCCCTGAAGATCGCCGGACATTTCGCCGAGATGCAGGGTGGCACGACCGCCGCGATGGCGGCCATGGCTGCGCTGTGGACCGGCAAGGGCCAGTATGTCGACGCGTCGGTCCAGGACGCGAACGCTGCGGTCGGTGCTTTCGCCATCCAGCGCTTCGGCGACGGATCGGTGGAACACCGTCTCACCAGGTCGTTTAAGTTTGGCGGCGTCGTCGAATGTGCGGATGGCTACGTCGAGCTGCTGACGCTGGAAAAACGCCAGTGGCTGGGACTGATCGAGCTTCTCGGGGCCGAGGACTGGGCACAGGACCCCGAGCTTGCAGACGAGGTCGGGCGCAGCATGCGCGGCGCCGAGATCAACCAGCGCATCCGTGAATGGGCGCGCCACCGTAAGGTCGAAGACCTGGTCGCGCAGGCACAAACCCTCGGTGTGCCCATGGCGCGCTACAATGCGCCCGAGCAGGTTCTGACCGGCCTTCAGGAAACATCACGGGGCATCTTCGCGACTGTTCATACGCCCGATGGGCCGGTGCAAGTGCAATCGCTGCCGTTCCGTTTCGGGCCGGACGCGCTGCCTGTCAGCGAGACGCTTGCCGGCATCGGCGCGGACCAGTCGCTCCTGTCCTGCCAACCGAGTCGGAGGGCTACAGCATGAAACCTCTCGCAGGTCTTCGCATCGCTGATTTCACCGTCCATGCCGCCGGGCCTTTCTGCACCCACATGCTCAGCCAGATGGGGGCCGAGGTCATCAAGGTCGAAACCGCGCTGCGGCCTGACATCTTCCGCAAGCCGCACGCCGTCTATGGCCGCCAGGGGCCGGCGACCTTCGACCAGGTGTCGTCGAACAAGTTGTCGGTCAGGCTGAACCTGAAACACCCCGACGGGGTCGCTCTGGCAAAGAAGCTGGTCGGCGTTGCCGATGTCGCTGCTGAAAGCTTCCGCGCGGGCGTGATGACACGCCTCGGGCTGGGCTACGACGCCCTGCGTGACGTGAAGCGGGATATCGTCATGGTCTCCGTGTCATCGTCAGGCCAGACCGGCCCGGAAAGCCATTTCGCCGGCTACGCACCTCTCTTTGGGGCCTGGGGTGGGCTGGGCTACCTGTCGGGTCATGCCGACGGACCGCCGGTCGAGATGCGGCACGTCATGGACCACTCGGTCGGGATGCACGCGGCCCTTGCCACGCTGGCCGCACTCAATCGCCGTCGCCGCACCGGCGAAGGGTGCCACGTGGATGTCGCCGCCCGCGAGGTCGCCTCGTCCTTGGTGGGGGAATACCTGACCGCGGCTTCGGCGGGGATGTCCGTTGGTCGCATGGGCAATGACGACATGATCCGCGCGCCCCATGGGCTTTTCCCTACGGCCGATGCGGACCGCTGGCTGTCGATCTCCGTGTCCCGCGACGCCGAATGGAAGGTTCTGGCGCGGATCATCGGGCAACCGCAGCTGGCCGAAGACTGCCGCTTTGCCACGCAGGCCGAACGGCACGCAAACCGTCGCGAGCTGGATGCGCCGATCAGCGCCTGGACCGCCGGACAACGCGGCGAAACGGCGGCGATGCAGTTGCAAGCGGCGGGCGTTGCCGCCCACCTGTCCTGGGCCGCCTCTGACATCGTGTCGGATCCGCACATGCGGGCACGGGGCGCGATCCTCGACGTCGCCGAAACCGATGGCAAAATTCGCGCGGCGATCGGCCGGCCCGCGCGCTTCGCAGGGGATAGCGCGCCGGGCATAACGCGCGGCACGCCGACACTCGGCGGCGACGAGGACTACGTTTACGGAGAACTCCTCGGCCTCAGCCGGGCGCAGATCGGCGCCCTGGTCAAGGACGAGGCCATCTACTGAAGGGCTAAAGATGACATCCACACCTGACTACTCCGACGCGATTGGCCGTACCGAGCGGCTTATTCAGATGATCTCGGCCGATCGCGCCGTCGGCCTCGCCGCGACGCTGGATATGGATTGCGGCCCGGCGGACGGTGACCCGCTGCCGCCGGGGTGGCACTGGCTCTATTTCAACCCGTTCGCGCAGCGTCGGAATATCGGGGCTGACGGTCATCCCAAGCGCGGCGGTTTCCTTCCCGCCGTCACCTTGCCCCGCCGCATGTGGGCAGGCGGCCGCTTAGACTACCACGCGCCGCTCATGATCGGCCGGGAAGCCGAGAAGGTCAGCGAGATCATTTCAGTCAAGGCTAAGTCCGGTCGCGCGGGGCAGCTTGTCTTCGTGACGGTGAATCACAGGCTGTCGCAGGACGGAAGGCTCTGCATCGAGGAAGAACAGGACATAGTCTACCGCGAAGCTGCGGCGCCCGGCGCGCCGAAGCCTGATCCGGCCCCTGCGCCCGAAGGCGCCATCCGTTCCGAACAGATCACCCCCGATCCGGTGCTGCTCTTCCGCTTTTCCGCGCTGACGTCGAACGGCCATCGCATCCATTACGACCGGACCTATGCCCGCGAGGAAGAGGATTACCGTGATCTTGTCGTGCATGGCCCGCTGACGGCCACCCTGCTTCAGGGTTTTGTCACGCCAGCGGGTGCGGGGCGTCTGATCCGCTTCGAATTCCGCGGCATGGCGCCGCTCTTCGGTGACCGCCCGTTCTCGGTCGAAGCCGGGGAGGAGACCGAGGGCGCCGTTCCGCTCTGGGCCAAGGGGCCGGACGGCGAGCTTGCCATGCAGGCAAGTGCAGTGGTCGAGCCCGTATCATGACGACCCCGCGCAGCTATCTGTTCGTGCCCGGGCGCATGCCCGACAGGTTCGCGAAAGCCGCCGGATCGGGCGCTGACGCCATTATCCTCGACCTTGAGGACGCGGTCGGCCCAGACTCCAAATCCGAAGCCCGCGACCACGTCGCGCAATGGTTCGGCTCTGGCGGCACGGGGCTCGTGCGGATCAACGGTGCAGAGACGCCCTGGTTCGACGACGACCTGGCGGCGCTGTCATCCTGCGACGTATCTGCCGTCATGGTGCCGAAAGCGACGCCCGAAAGCCTGTCGGCAGTGGCCGAGAAATTGCCCGGGCGCGCGCTGGTCGCGCTGATCGAAACGGCCGAGGGCCTCGCAGCGCTGCGCCGGTCGGTCACCTGCCCAGGGGTGACCCGGCTTGCCTTCGGCAACCTGGATTTCGGCGCGGATACACGGATACCGGGCACCGGCCCCGTTCTTGATCCCGTCCGGTTCGAAATTGTCCTGGCATCGCGCCTTGGCGGCTTGGTGTCGCCGGTGGATGGCGTGACACCCGAGCTGAAGGACGCTGGCATTTTGGCCGACGAAGTGGCAAGGTCACGCATGCGCGGCTTCGGTGCAAAGCTCTGCATTCATCCCGCACAGGTTGCGTTCACGAACGATGGTTTCACCCCGTCCGAGGCCGAGGTCGACTGGGCAAGCCGCGTTCTGTCGGCCTTGTCGACCGCTTCGGGATCAGTCGTGCAGGTCGACGGCAAGATGGTTGACCGCCCGGTGATCGAACGTGCAAGACAGGTTCTGGCCGACGCCGGCCAGGCACCGCGCGGGTACAGGTAGGGCACTGTAAAGGTATCGCAGGTTGCCGTGTGATATGGGAGATGTCTGTATGCCTACCGCTCGCCTTTGCCACGCCCACCGTTTATTTCCCGATGCCGTCGGCGATCATGCGCAGGACAGGCTCCCGCTCACCCGCGCCGGCGAGCTGGTTGCGGAACCCCTGCCGCTGCCAACCCTTCCCAATACCAGTCAGACGTATCCCGAAGGTCTTTAGAATTCTCCGAATATGTCCTTCCAGATCTTTTCGGAGATCGATCAATTGCCCTCGTGCGCTGATCAGGGTGCGCAATTGATCCGCGTCTTCAGTACGAACATGGACCGGCGTGAGCCAGCCTGTGCGCGCCAGCTGCGCAAGACCTTCT is a genomic window containing:
- a CDS encoding HpcH/HpaI aldolase/citrate lyase family protein — its product is MTTPRSYLFVPGRMPDRFAKAAGSGADAIILDLEDAVGPDSKSEARDHVAQWFGSGGTGLVRINGAETPWFDDDLAALSSCDVSAVMVPKATPESLSAVAEKLPGRALVALIETAEGLAALRRSVTCPGVTRLAFGNLDFGADTRIPGTGPVLDPVRFEIVLASRLGGLVSPVDGVTPELKDAGILADEVARSRMRGFGAKLCIHPAQVAFTNDGFTPSEAEVDWASRVLSALSTASGSVVQVDGKMVDRPVIERARQVLADAGQAPRGYR
- a CDS encoding cysteine hydrolase family protein, producing the protein MASDSILLVMDMLNDLVHPEGMGGMSYVPLMQERGVYDATELAISKARAAGVMVGYVRVGFSPNYSECPPGSPVFSKARDNGVFKLGEWGTEVLDRFAPQPGDPDIVKHRVSPFYATKLEPLLRAQGIRRLILSGVSTNGVISAAVREGHDRDYECVLLEDCCAGATADEHDHALSGLRRFAQVTSAADVTF
- a CDS encoding FAS1-like dehydratase domain-containing protein; translated protein: MTSTPDYSDAIGRTERLIQMISADRAVGLAATLDMDCGPADGDPLPPGWHWLYFNPFAQRRNIGADGHPKRGGFLPAVTLPRRMWAGGRLDYHAPLMIGREAEKVSEIISVKAKSGRAGQLVFVTVNHRLSQDGRLCIEEEQDIVYREAAAPGAPKPDPAPAPEGAIRSEQITPDPVLLFRFSALTSNGHRIHYDRTYAREEEDYRDLVVHGPLTATLLQGFVTPAGAGRLIRFEFRGMAPLFGDRPFSVEAGEETEGAVPLWAKGPDGELAMQASAVVEPVS
- a CDS encoding FAS1-like dehydratase domain-containing protein, with amino-acid sequence MTTAEKTKEDEAKGMGGAPAEGKITDEAIAAAEKMVGLQLRPEGPYLQDATADTLRNWCNGIGDLNPLYRDPGYGAASRFGTQLGHPMFPMALGWIGRTRWGLPGVHGFYAGNDWEIFRHIRPGDRINAIERVIGIDVKESKFSGRLVLQYVEATYFNQHGDMLSRALGTCTRHERKAARDAGKYKDITTYEYTQEEFEELDACIMEEPMKIRGSKVRYWEDVTEGESLDTIVRGPLSLMDTMGFLVGSGRGHTHGVVFQNAMKHPGHFFRNPEAGGGIEYTGIGHHRESTAKEVGVPGVYDYGPQRSSWMASMVTNWMGDASFLKRVRTEMRRFNTMGDSTWCKGKVSKKYIKDGHALVDIEIWGENQRGEVTTPGIATVALQTRDPNLRVFLDCGNLELDLPVVR
- a CDS encoding CoA transferase; translation: MIDKPLTGLRVIERATGVAAAQAGRLMCQMGAEVIMAEPSAGCPLREEPPLLPRGQSALFTYLSLGKRSVVTDPAGADFQQNMHKLLAESDAFIDDTPVSDRAALGLDEARIAKDHPHIVHLSVLPFGAFGPKANWKGDEINLIHAGGEGFLLPNGLTADLFPDRAPLKIAGHFAEMQGGTTAAMAAMAALWTGKGQYVDASVQDANAAVGAFAIQRFGDGSVEHRLTRSFKFGGVVECADGYVELLTLEKRQWLGLIELLGAEDWAQDPELADEVGRSMRGAEINQRIREWARHRKVEDLVAQAQTLGVPMARYNAPEQVLTGLQETSRGIFATVHTPDGPVQVQSLPFRFGPDALPVSETLAGIGADQSLLSCQPSRRATA
- a CDS encoding CaiB/BaiF CoA transferase family protein, with the protein product MKPLAGLRIADFTVHAAGPFCTHMLSQMGAEVIKVETALRPDIFRKPHAVYGRQGPATFDQVSSNKLSVRLNLKHPDGVALAKKLVGVADVAAESFRAGVMTRLGLGYDALRDVKRDIVMVSVSSSGQTGPESHFAGYAPLFGAWGGLGYLSGHADGPPVEMRHVMDHSVGMHAALATLAALNRRRRTGEGCHVDVAAREVASSLVGEYLTAASAGMSVGRMGNDDMIRAPHGLFPTADADRWLSISVSRDAEWKVLARIIGQPQLAEDCRFATQAERHANRRELDAPISAWTAGQRGETAAMQLQAAGVAAHLSWAASDIVSDPHMRARGAILDVAETDGKIRAAIGRPARFAGDSAPGITRGTPTLGGDEDYVYGELLGLSRAQIGALVKDEAIY